In the genome of Microcoleus sp. FACHB-672, one region contains:
- a CDS encoding DUF6761 family protein translates to MLQDTQTIRHYQKLTDALVEMWNKGYRFGDLRLYLDGYLAALRHTNAIEPYLIHRLEEEAARYIYDPSNFEMPMPQPKSDYY, encoded by the coding sequence ATGCTTCAAGATACTCAAACCATCCGTCACTATCAAAAACTTACCGACGCTCTCGTTGAAATGTGGAATAAAGGTTACCGCTTCGGCGATCTGAGGCTTTATTTAGATGGCTATTTAGCTGCTCTCCGGCACACGAATGCAATTGAACCTTATTTGATCCACAGATTAGAAGAAGAGGCAGCTAGATATATCTACGACCCGTCTAACTTTGAAATGCCCATGCCACAACCTAAATCGGACTATTATTAG